The genomic DNA CTCTTCCTCGGGCTCGGGCTCCCATGCATCGGAGATGGGCTCGGCCGTGCGCAGGATGTCCGCCAACGCGTCCTCGAAGGGAATGTCCCGCTCCGCGCTCTCCGTCAGCGCCTCGATCGGCGTGTCATCGGCCAACCGCTCCACCCCTGGCGTCTTGACCGGCTCGGGCTCCGGCTCGGCCAGGACCTGGGCCACGGGAATGAGGGCCTCGGGGGGCGCGGGAGGTGGCGTCGGCGATGGAGGCGCCACCTCCTGGACTTCCTGGACGGGAGGCGTGCTCGGAGGAGGAGGCGGCGGCACGGCGACGGGCTCCCGTGGGGGCTGCACCACCGTCAAGGGCGTTGGCATGGAACGCACGCTGGAGACCAACGGCGCCCCCCCCACGAGCCGGTTCCTGGCGGCCCGGGGAGAGGCGCCCGCGGGGGTTCTCGGCATGAGGCCCGGAGGACGGCCCGGAGCCGCGGCGCCAAAAGAGAAGGCCGGAGCGGTGCCCGCCGCCAGGGCCACGGTGGGCGCGGGCCGGGGCGCCGCCGCGACGAGGACATTTCCCGTGGGAGGCGCCGAGACCGAACGCGGCGCCACCGCGAGGGGAATGGCCACCGGAGCGGGCGGGGGCTTCGCCGGAGCGGGCCGCGCCACGGCGGCGGGCGGAACCGCCTGGACGGCCGGCGCGGGCCGAGGCGAAGGACTCAAGGCCACGCCCGGTGAATTCCCCTGCCCCGCTCCGGGCCGGGGCTGTCCGGAACGCGCGGGCCTCACGGGCCGGGGCAAGCCGTAGTGCTTCTCCAGCACTTGCAGCAGGCGCGGCTCCGGGATGATGGAGGGGACCACGCGCATGCCCGTGGCGAACGCGAGCGAGTCCACGTGCCGGGGATCCTGCGGCTCGGCCAGGGCCATGCGCAGGCGGCGGCCCTCGAGCGCCAACGGGAAGGCGAGGTGCTGGCGTGCGAGCTCGGGTTTGAGCAGGGCCACGGTCTCGGCGGGAACGGCTTCCAGCTCCGCCTCGGTCACGAGGGGGAAGTAGTAGGTATCCGACAGCGCCTGTCCCAGCGTGGCCAGATCGAGCATTCCCAGCTCGACCAGGTTGGTGCCCAGACTGCCGCCGTAGATGAGGCGTGACTTGAGGGCCTCATCCAGCTGCGCCTGGGTGAGGAGTCCCTTTCGGACAAGATGCGCTCCGAGCTGATCGACCATACAGCGGGGATAGTAGGGCGCCCCGCCGCCAGTGGCCGTACCCGGAAGCCCCGAGAAGTCCGACACAAGCCAGAACTTCGCGGGGCTGTTGGTCACTCCACGCTAATAGGCATTCTTGGACAGGAAACCGCCCAGCGCCGTGCGCACGAGGATCTTCAGGTCCATGAGCAGCGACCAGTTCTCGATGTAGTACAGGTCGTACTCAATCCGCTTCTGGATGGACGTCTGTCCCCGCAGGCCGTTGATCTGCGCCCAGCCGGTGATGCCAGCCTTCACCTTGTGGCGCAGGTGATAGCGGGGAATCTGACGTTTGAACTCCTCGATGAACACGGGGCGCTCGGGCCGGGGACCCACGAGGCTCATGTCGCCCGTCAGCACGTTGAAGAACTGGGGCAATTCGTCGAGCGAGTACTTGCGCAGGAACGTGCCGATGGGCGTGCGCCGCGGATCGTCCTTGCTGGCCATGAGCGCGCCGGAGGACTCGGCGTCCGTGCGCATGGTGCGGAACTTGAGGATGTGGAACGTCTGGCCATCCATGCCCATGCGCTCCTGGGCATAGAGCAGGGGCCCCCGGCTGGTGAGCTTCACCGCGATCGCCACGAGCAGCATGAAAGGCGCGCTCACGAAGAGCGCCACCAGCGCGAAGAGGATGTCGAAGACGCGCTTGGCCACCATGTTCCAGCCCGCCATGGGGTCGCCCTGGAGGCTGATGATGGGCAGGCCGCCGAACTCCTCCAGCCCTCCGTACAGGGTGACGTACTGGTAGAGGTCCGGCACCACCTTCACGTCCACCGTGCGCAGCGCCAGCTGCTCCATGAGCGGCTTGACGGCGGCCTGGTCCTCGAGCGGCACCGCGATGATGACCTGATCCACCGAGCGCGCATCCAGCACGGTGTCCACGTCCTTCACGTGGCCCACCACCGGCACGCCCAGCACCTGCTGGCCCACCTTGTCCGGGTGCAGGGACAGCAGGCCCACCACGCGAAAGCCCAGTTCCTTGTGGCCCTCCACCGTCTCGATGACGCGCTGGCCCAGCTCCCCCGCGCCGATGACGAGGATGGACTTGAGGTTGTAGCCCCGCCGGCGCACCGCGCTGAGCACCCCGCGCAGCACCAGCCGCGCCGAGGACACGCCCACGAACGCGTAGACGGAGAAGAAGGCCAGCATCAGGCGCGAGTAGCGCTCGCGCGTGAAGTACGTGAGCGCCACCACGATGAGCGTGGCCATGATGGTGGCCTTGAAGACCTCGAAGACCTCGCCGATGTGCGTGCGCGCCCGGTTGGTGGCGTACAGCCGCGCCTGCCGGTAGGTGATGGGGAAGACGAGCAGCACCGTCGCCAGCGACAGCAGCGTCTCCTCCCAGGCGGGCATTCCGTACATCACCGGAATGGGGCCATCGAAGCGCGTGACGTACGCGAGCACGAACGCGCCCGTCAGCATCACCACATCGGCCGCGATCTTGATGGACGTGTAGAAGCGCTGGAACCGGCTGAACACGCGGAACTCCTTGCCCTGGACCTGCACACCGCCTGCCCGCCACCTGCAAGCGGCGCACCCCGCGTCAGGAGCCGTCCGTTACCGGACACCCCTCGTGGCGGGTGGGCTCGTAGCATGGAAAGCGCCCGGAATCCAAGGGGTTGCCCCTGCCCCCTCCCCCGTTGGGGCCCCTACTTCCGGCCCCCTCCGCCCCGGGGATGTGTGACGTCCGTGACACCCTTGTCAGGGTGCGGCGTGCCTCCCCATGAGCGCGTCCACCTCGGCCATCACCGCCCGCTGGAAGGCGGCCCGGCTGAAGCGCTCGGCCTGCGCCCGGGCGTCGGCGGGCTGGAAGCCCGGCTCCCAGGCCTCGAAGCGGCGCACGGCGTCCGCCAGGGCCTCGGGCGTCTGCGCGTCGAAGAAGACGCCCGTACGGGGACCGACCGTCTCCAGGGCGCCCCCCCGCCCGTAGGCGATGACGGGCCGGCCCGAGGCCTGCGCCTCCAGGGGAACGATGCCGAAGTCCTCCTCGGGGGTGAAGATGAGGGCCCGCGCGTCGCGGTAGAGCCCCGTGAGCGCCTCGTCCGACACGGAGCCGAGGAAGCGGATGTGCGGGGGCAAGGGCCCCGAGGTGAGCTTCGCGGCCTCCTGGCCGGTGCCCACCACCCACAGGGGCGCGTCCAGGTGGCGGAAGGCCTCCAGCGCGATGTCCAACCGCTTGTAGGGAGCGAAGGCGCCCAGCCACAGGTAGTAGCCGCCCTGCCCGAGCCCCGTGAGCGGGTGCTGGCAGAAGCGCTCCAGGGCCACGGGCGGATACACCACGGTGGCGTCCCGACCCCAGAAGCGCTTCACCTTCCGCGCGATGTGCTGGCTGTTGACGAGCACGCGGTCCACACCCGCGGTGCTCTCACGGTCCCACTTCTGGAGCATGGGGCGCACCGCGTGTGCCGCCATCCGCACGGGCAGCGAGGCCCGGCCCGGTCCGAAGTAGTCGTCGAACAGATCCCACATGTAGCGCATGGGCGCGTGCACGTAGGAGAGGTGCCTGGCCCCTGGCGGCTTGCGGATGCCCTTGGCCACGCAATGGCTGGAGGAGATGACCAGGTCGTAGTCGTCCGCCAGGTGCATGGACTCGATGACCTGGGGAAGCACCGGGAGGAAGTGCCGGTAGAGCTTGTGGATGCGGGGCACATGCTGGAGCACGGACGTGTGGATGGGCCGGGCTTCGATGCGCGGGTGCACGGCGCCAGGGCGGTGCACGAGGGTGTGGATGTCCGCCCGCGGGAAGAGCTCGCACAGTGCCTCGAGCACGTGCTCCCCTCCGCGCTGGGTGACGAGCCAATCATGGACGAGGGCGACCTTCACGGGCGCGCCTTGTATCACCCCCAGCCCTCCTCGTGGGTGTGGTAGTGCCTGACTCCGTGGCGAACGTCCTCATCGACCTGCGCATGGTCCGTGGCCGGCTGCACGGCATCGCGCGATACGCGCTGGAGCTGGCCTGCCGGCTGCCCGAGCTGGCGCCAGACCTGCGCTTCGCCGGGCTCACCGGCCCCGAGGGGCTGCCCACGAATCTGGGCACGCTCACTCCCCGGCTGCCCCTGCACCGCTGCCCGGTGGGCTTCCTGTCCCCACTCGAGCAGCCCGCGCTCGCCGCGTCGCTGGTGCGGCTGGACCCGGACCTGTTCCACGCGACGTCCTTTTCCGTCCCCGCGCTGTGGCCCGGCCGCCTGGTGGCCACGCTCCATGACGCCAACCACCTGGTGCTCGCCGAGGAGTACGGCACGAGCCGCCGCGTCTACTACCGGCTCATCGTGGGCCCTCGGGCGAAGAGGGCCCAGGCCCTCATCACCGTCTCGGAGTTCTCCCGGGACGAGCTGGCGCGAGAGCTGGGCCTGTCGCCTTACCGGCTCCAGGTCATCCCCAACGGAGTGGACGCGCGCTACCAGCCCCAGATGGCCTCCGAGCTGAAGGCCTTCCGCGAGCGCCACCAGCTGCCGCCGCGCTTCCTGCTCGCGGTGGGCAACACCAAGCCCTTCAAGAACCTGGGGATGCTGGCGGACGTGGCGGAGGAGCTGCCTGAGCCCCTGGTGTTGCTCGCGGGCGAGCGCGCGGCGTGGGAGCTGGGCTTTCCCGACGGCACGCGCGAGCTGTCCAACATGCCCGAGGAAGACATGCCCCGCCTGTACGGAGCGGCGACGGCCCTGCTCCTGCCGTCGCGCTACGAGGGCTTTGGACTGCCCGCGCTGGAGGCCATGGCGTGTGGCACGCCGGTGGTGGCCGCGCGCGCCACGTCCCTGCCCGAGGTGGTGGGCGAGGCCGCGTTGCTGCTCCCTCCCGACGATGCCTCCGCCTGGAAGGACGCGGCGCAGCGGCTGGTGCGGGACGACGCCCTGCGCCGGAGCCTCGGGGAGAAGGGCCGCGAGCGCGCCGGACTCTTCACCTGGGACGACTGCGCCCGGCGCACGCTGGCCACCTACCGCCGGGCACTGGAGGCCCGCTGAGCCCTCCGGGTGTTGCTCACGACGCGGCCAGGACCTCCGGCTCCGCGCGGGCCACGGGCACGGTGCGCTCCAGCTCCTCGGGGTGCAGCCGGAACCACTTGGCGACGAGCAGCACTTCCTGCGCCTCGTGGGCGCGCAGGCCCACCATCTTCGGCTCCGGCTTCTCGAAAACCTCGCGCACCTTCGCCTCCAGGACGTGCCGCTCCTCGGGCGACACCGGCGCGGCGGACTCCCAGCGCACGCTGCCCCGGCGGATGATGTAGACGCGATCCTCCCCCGCCTCGCCCGGCACGGTGTAGACGAAGGACAAGCGCTCCACGAACTGGCCCACCTGGAGCAACGCGTCCCGCACGCGCTCCAGCGACTCCGAGCGGTCGCGCAGCTCGGCGGCATGCTCGAACTGGAGCCGCCGGGCCGCCAGCGCCATGCGCTCGCGCAGCAGCACGAGCGGCTGATCCGTCAACCCATTGAGGAAGTCGCGCGCCAGGGCGACACGGGCCTCGTACTCGGTGCGCGTGCACCCGCCCGCGCAGGGGGACAGGCACCGGCCCAGTTGCCCACGCATGCACCGGGGATCCTCCTGGACGCGGAACAGCTCGATCTGATCCGCCAGCCGCATGGGCGTGTCCGAGGAGCAGTCGCGCAGCTCCAGCAAGTCACCCACCGCCCGGACCGCCTCGGAGGCGCGGCGCCGGCCTCGCACGGGCCCGAAGTACTCGGCCCCATCGTTGATGACCTGGCTCGCCACCAACAGCCGGGGCACGGGCTCGCGCGTGAGCTTGAGGAAGCACAGCAGGTTGTCCCGCTTGTGCTCCACGTTGAAAGGCGGCCGCCAGCGCTTGATGGAACGGAACTCCTGCAACAGGGCGGCGAACTCGCTCGGGGTGTACTCCCACTCCACCCCGTGCGCATGGCCGATGATCTCCGCCCCCTTCTCGCCGCGAGGCGCCCGGAAGTACGACAGCAGCCGCGTGCGCACCCGCACGGACTTGCCCACGTAGAGCACCTCTCCCGAGGGCCCGCTCATGCGGTACACCCCGGGACGGTTCTCGGCGCGAGCCCGGACGTGCTCGCGCAATTGTTCGACTCGCGATGCGCTCATGTCTGGAGAGCGCACCCTACAGGCAACCCGCGTCACTCCTGGACAGGCGGAGAGGCGGGCCCCTGACTCACTGGTCGTCGCACGGCGTGCCCAGACGGGCCCCCGTGTACACCCCGAGCTCGTTGTAGATGAGCGGCAGGTTCTCCTCGATGGGCACCGCGCGCAGCTCGATCTTCTTCTTCTTCTCGATCCACGACGAGGGCGCCTCCCGGTCCACCAGCAGCCGCAGGTCGCCCTTCTTCGTGGAGAAGATCTCTCCCTTCGAGTCGGAGACCACGTCCTTCATCTGCTGCTGCTTGAGGTTGCCCTTGGGACCGATGGAGACGCGGTAGCTGCGATCCTCCGGGAGGAAGCCCTTCTCCACCAGGTAGTAGCGGCCCGACTGGTCGCGCAACAGCGCGTAGGGCACGTACTTCTGCGGGTTGGGCTCGAAGGTGGCCTCGGCCACCATCTTCTCCGCCTGCTCGGCGTCCACCCGCGAGAACGGAATGGAGCGATCGCCACAGCGCACCGCGCAGGTGTTCTTCTCCTCGTCCAGCTCCACCTCCGAGTACAGGCCCATGTCGAGCCCCCGGAACGAGTGGTTCATGCTCTTGTTGTAGAAGCGCGGCTCGAGGAAGTGGTAGCCGGAGATGACCCAGGGCGGCTCGGCGACCTTGACGAAGCGCTTGCCATCGCCGTAGTCGAGCTGCACGCTCTGCTTCTCATCGGGGCGGATCACCACGTAGTGCCCCTGGCCGTCCGTGCACACGCGGATCTTCTCCAGACGCATGCGCTCGGCGAGCTTCTCGCCGTTGCCGCGCGTGGACTCCAGGTTCTCCTTGAAGTACTTCGTGGCGAACTCCTCCTGGTTGGAAGCCTCCGTGGAGGTCGTCCACGTCAGGCCGCTCGCGGTCCGCTCCACCGCCAGCGCCCCGCCGAAGCGGCACACCACTTCCTTCGCCTGCGCCTGGACGACCTTCTTCGCCTCGGCCGACTCGCCGCACAGCCTGCGGAGCGAATCGAGAGGGGTCTCACAGAACGAGGAGATGCTGTACTGCTTGATCTGCTCGTCGGAGATGCTCTTCCAGTCCACCTTGGCCACCGTCTGGGAGCCACAAGCCGCGTTCAGGCTCTTCACGGACGAGGCCAGGGACGTCTCGACCTGGGCCTCCTCGCCCTTGCGATCGAAGGCCATCCACTTCGTGATCGATCCCTCCGACTTCTGCTTCTGGTGGAGCGCGTACACGTCCTGGGGCTTGAGCGCCTTGCTGCGCGTGTCATCGAAGGAAACGAGCGTGCTGTCCCGGCGGCCCGGGATGTGGAGGTAATACCTGCGGCGATCCCCACCGGCGGACACGCTCAGGTAGACGGTGGCGTAGCGGCGGCCGTGCCACTGGGTGACGTAGCGCGTGTCCTGGCCGGACTTCTCGATGTCATGGGGAAGGACCTTGCCGTCGAGCTCCGAGTCCGTGCCCTGGACGAGGAGGATGGCCTTCTTGCTGTCCTCGGGAGTGAGCGGAATGATCGCCACCTGCTCGCCATCGGAGCCCGAGTACACCTTGCCTTCTCCCACGGGGGCGGCGGCCAGGGAGGAGCCCGCCTTCAACACCGCGATCACGGCACACGTCGCCAGAATGCCTCTCACATCTGTCTCCTGTTGGTTGGGCGCCAGGGCTCCGAAGTGGGCTGGCGCGGATGGGCACGACTAGAATTCGATTCCTTGTTTCTTGCAGTATCGCTTCACCTGCACACGCACTCGGGACGCCATCGACTCCTGGCCCTCTCGCCACTTGGCTTGGGCCTGCCCCAATTCGCCACTGAGACAGCTTGCCCGCACCTGCACAGAGTAAGCCTCGGCGGTGACACGTACCTGCTGACTCTGGCGGGCGAGGTCGAACGCCTCTCGGCCTCGTCCAGCCGTCAGTGCGGCCTCGGCCTCGTCCAACAACGCGCGCGCCTTCTCGGGCATATCCGCCGTCTTCGCCGGGGGCTTCGCTTGCGTACGGGATGTTACCTGTGCACGGGGCTTGTCCTTCACGGGGGCGACCGCCACCTGAGGAGCGGGCTCGGAGACGAGGTCTGGGTCCGATTCAGGAACTGGCGCGAAGACCGGGGCGGGAGGCGCAACGGGCTTTTCGGCCTGAACAGGAGCGCTCGGCTCGGGATGGGCCGCCACCGAGGGAGGGCTGGGCGGGACCGCGGGTGGATCCTCGGAGCGGGCCCCCATCCAGCCCCTCGCCGCCACGAGTCCGAGGATCAGCAGGCCCACGCCCGCGAGAGCCCCCCTGCGCCTTGATGACAGGACGGCGGGTGCACTGGGAGAGGCGCCGGTGGCGATGATCTCGGGAGCGGGAAGGACCGCGGGAGGAGGCGCCGGAATGTGCGTCGCACCCAGGCCCAACTCCTCCTCCGTGACGGCGTCCGGCATCGCGGCGGGAGGAGGCGTCGCGAAGCGCGCGGTCGACGCGGGGATGTGCGTCGCGCCCAGCCCGAGGTCGTCCTCACGCTCCGTGGCGGGAGGCGGCGTCGCGAAACGCGCGGTCGACGAGGGCACATGCGTCGACCCCAACCCATCGTCCTCGAAGCGGCCCGTTCCCGCGGCCTCCGCCGCGTTGCGGGCCGCGAGCGACGCGGGCATCACCATGCCCGGAAGTGAGCGGAGGGGCGTGCCCGTCAACGCGGCGATGAAGGCCGCGACATCCGGAAAACGATCATCGGGCGTCTTGGACAGGGCCCGATTCACGGCCGCGATGACGGACTCGGGCGCCTCCAGGCAGAGGCTCGCCAGGGGCTCGGGCTGCGTGTGGATGATGCGGAACATCACCTGCACGACGCTCAAGCCCGGCTCGGCCGCGAACGGAGGGCGGCCCGTCAACATCTCGTAGACGATGCAGCCGAGCGCGAAGAGATCCGTCCGGGCGCTGATCTCGCTGTTCTTCCCCAGGGCCTGCTCGGGCGCCATGTACTGCGGCGTGCCCATGAGCACCGAGTCCTGGGTCTGGAGCGTCTTCGAATCGAGCATCTTGGAGATGCCGAAATCCAGCAGCTTCACCTGCTCGCCCACCGTGCCTCCGGAGTCGGTGGGCACGAGGAAGACGTTGGCCGGTTTGAGATCCCGGTGGACGATCCCCGCGCGGTGCGCCGCCTGGAGTCCAGAGCCCATCTGCCTCACGAGGCCCATCGCCTCGGAGAGCGGCAGCGGACCGCGCTCCAGGCGCTGTTCGAGGCTTTCTCCGCGCAGGTACTCCATCACCAGGAAGGGCGTGCCGTCCTGGAGCGTGTCGAAGTCGAGCACCTCGACGATGTTCGGATGGCCGAGCTGGGAGGCGATCTCCGCTTCCCGCTGGAAGCGCGCGTACAGCTCCGGGTTGAGGCTCGCGCTGTGGAGGAGGACCTTGACGGCCACCTGCTTGCCCCGGAGCCGGCGGTGGCGCGCGAGGAACACAGCGCCCATGCCTCCCTTGCCGAGCAAGGACGTGATTTCGTACGTGTCCCGCAGGACCGAGCCCACGCGAATGTCAGTGGAAACCGGTTGAGTCATGGAGGAAGGAAGGGCACTCCCCTGGGCCCGGGAGGAAGACTTAGCCCGCTTCGACCCGCCTCCGCCAGACGCGGCGCGTTCAACCCCCGCCGCGGCCCAGGCGGCCCTCGCCGCGCAGCCACAGCAGGAAGGCCCCCACCACCAGCAGCGACGTGGGCAGCCATGCCGCCACCGCGGGGGACAGCCGCTCGGAGAGCGCCAGGGTTCGGGCCACCACCATCAGGCTCCACATCGTCACGCAGACGAGAAGGCCCTCGACGATGGCCACGGTCAAGTGACCCTTGCGGCTCGGGCGCAGGGCGAGCCCCACCGCCAGCAGCGCCGCGGGAAAGCCCGCCAGCGGATAGGCGAAGCGGTTGTGCAGCGCGAGCGAGAACTGCCGGCTGTCCAGGCCCACCTCGCCGCGCGTACGGATCTGCTCGCGCAGCACCGCCAGCCGCATCTGCTCGGGGCGGCCGGGACGGATGCGGAACGTCTTCGCGTTCGCGCCCAGGTCGTACTCGCCCTCGGCGCTCTCACTCACCCGCGACTGGCCATCCGGCGTGAAGGTGCGGTCCACCACGCCCTCCAACCGCCAACGGGTGCCCTCCAGCGGACGCATGAACTTCGCGTCCAGGCGCCGCGCCAGCCGGAAGTCCGGCGTCACGGTGAGGATGGCCACGTTCTCGAAGCCCTCCTCCGCGCTGCCTCCGCGCAGGTAGAAGATCTGGTCTCCCTTGCGGAACCACTGCTTGGGGTTGTTGTACAGGCCCCAGTCGCCCCAGCGGTTGAAGCGCTGGGTGGTGATCTCCTCCACGGTGCGGCTCGCCTTCACCGCCACCCACTCGTCGAAGGCGATGAGTCCGGTGCACGCGACCGCCACGCAGGCCGCCACGGGCAGGTAGAGCGCCTTGGGCCCGAAGGCGAGCGCCCGCATCGCCGTCACCTCGCCGCGCTTGCGCAGGGCGGACACAGAGGCTCCCGCGGCCAGGAGCAGCGCCGCCGGCCCGAGTTGCTGCACGGCGAGCAGCGCCTTGTTGGCGTAGAGGACCAGGACGTTCCACACCCAGCCCTCGCCGGTGTAGTTGCGCGCGCGGTCCACGAAGTCCACCACGAGGAACACCGCGACGAGGGCGGCGAGGATGCCCACCGCGAAGCCCAGGTACGTGCGGACCACGTAGCGAAAGAGCGTCCCGCTCACCGCACCGTCCCCGAGCGATTGACGCGGTACATGGCCACGAGGCCCGCCGCGCAGAAGATGACGTTGGCGAGCTGCCCGGCCAGGAGCACCGGCATCCGGCCCTGTTGCCCCATCTGCTCGAAGAGACGCATGAGCAGGTAGAAGAGCACATAGCCCCCCAGCGTGAGCAGGTAGCCCCACGCGCGTCCGCCCTGGCGGCGGCCGATGGCCAGCGGCGTGCCCAGCAGCGCGAAGGACAAGGGGGCGAGCGCGTTGCCCAGACGGTTGTGCAGCGCCATGAGGAAGGAGCGCGGATCTCCACCGGTGCGCTCGGCCTCGTCCGCGGCCTGTAGCAATTCCCGAGGCGTCAGTTCCTCCTTGGGCGAGCGGAAGCGATTGCGCCGCCCCAGCGAGCCCTCCACGCCCACGGCGATCTCCGCCTCCTGGAAGGAGACGACGGAATAACTCGAGGTGCCCCGGTTGGAGCGGTGGGCCTCGCCATCCTCGAGCACCAGCGTGAGCACCTGCCCGGAGGTGTTGGTGTTCACCCGGCCGGTCTGCGCGAGCATCAACAGGGGCGCGGCGGGATCCCGGTCGTCATTGAGCAGGACATGGGTCCAGCGGCGGTCCGTGCCCTCCACGCGCTCGGCGTAGAGGGTGAGGTTGGACAGGTCCTCGTAGAAGACGCCCGGCTTCACGTCTCCCACGACGTTCTTCTTGATGATCTCCGCCACGAACTCCTTCACGCGGGTGAGGCCCCAGGGCTCGGCGGTGGAGGTGAGCAGCACCATCAACGCGGAGAGCACCACCCCGACGAACAGCGGTCCGGCGAGCAACTGCACCGGGCCGATGCCGAGCGCCTGCAGAGCGGTGAGCTCCCGATCCTCCGCGAGCCGGCCCAACCCCAGGAGGATGGCCAGCAGGAAAGCGATGGGCAGCGCCATCATCAGGAAGTGGGGCGCGAGGAAGAGGAGGAGGCTCCCCATGTCGACCAGCGTCACCGCCGAGCCGAGCAGCACGTCCGTGCCGCGCAGGAACTGCATGACGAAGAGCAGCAGGAACAGGAAGGCCACCCACACCACGAGGGGGACGACCAGTTCCTTCAGCAGGTAGCGCGAGAGCAGTTTCACGGCGTCACGGCGGGCGCCCGCAACCCCTTGGCGCCGATGTCGCGGCGGAAGTGCATGCCCTCGAAGCGGATGGACTCCACGGCGGCGTACGCCTGGGCTCGGGCCTCGGCCAGGTCCGCGCCCCGCGCGCACACGGTGAGCACCCGGCCGCCCGCCGTGAGCCACGCCCCGTCCCGCTCCGCCACTCCCGCGACGAACACCGGACAGGAGGAGGGCACCGCGTCGACGCCCTCGATGCGCGCGCCCTTGCGCGGCGCCTCCGGGTAGCCCTGGGCCGCGAGCACCACGCCCACCGAGGCACCGGGGTGCACCGCGAGCGGGCGCTGCTCCAACTGGCCTCGCGCGCACGCGTCCAGCAGCGGCAGGACGTCCTCGGCCAGTTGCATCATCAGCACCTGCGTCTCCGGATCGCCGAAGCGCGCGTTGAACTCGAGCACCTTGGGCCCATTCCGGGTCAGCATCAGTCCCGCGTACAGGGCGCCCCGGAAGGGCGTGCCCCGTGCCCGCAGCACCTTCAGGGTCGGCGCGATGACCGACTCCCCCACCTCCGCGAGTTGCGCGGGCGACAGGAAAGGGGCTGGCGCATACGCGCCCATGCCACCGGTGTTGGGGCCCGTGTCTCCCTCCCCCACCCGCTTGTGATCCTGCGCGGGCGGCAGGAGCACGTAGCGCTCGCCGTCACACAGGGCGATGACGGACACCTCCTCGCCCTCCAGCAACTCCTCGAGCACCAGGCGCTGACCCGCGCTGCCCATGGCGC from Melittangium boletus DSM 14713 includes the following:
- a CDS encoding LptF/LptG family permease — translated: MSGTLFRYVVRTYLGFAVGILAALVAVFLVVDFVDRARNYTGEGWVWNVLVLYANKALLAVQQLGPAALLLAAGASVSALRKRGEVTAMRALAFGPKALYLPVAACVAVACTGLIAFDEWVAVKASRTVEEITTQRFNRWGDWGLYNNPKQWFRKGDQIFYLRGGSAEEGFENVAILTVTPDFRLARRLDAKFMRPLEGTRWRLEGVVDRTFTPDGQSRVSESAEGEYDLGANAKTFRIRPGRPEQMRLAVLREQIRTRGEVGLDSRQFSLALHNRFAYPLAGFPAALLAVGLALRPSRKGHLTVAIVEGLLVCVTMWSLMVVARTLALSERLSPAVAAWLPTSLLVVGAFLLWLRGEGRLGRGGG
- a CDS encoding UvrB/UvrC motif-containing protein gives rise to the protein MSASRVEQLREHVRARAENRPGVYRMSGPSGEVLYVGKSVRVRTRLLSYFRAPRGEKGAEIIGHAHGVEWEYTPSEFAALLQEFRSIKRWRPPFNVEHKRDNLLCFLKLTREPVPRLLVASQVINDGAEYFGPVRGRRRASEAVRAVGDLLELRDCSSDTPMRLADQIELFRVQEDPRCMRGQLGRCLSPCAGGCTRTEYEARVALARDFLNGLTDQPLVLLRERMALAARRLQFEHAAELRDRSESLERVRDALLQVGQFVERLSFVYTVPGEAGEDRVYIIRRGSVRWESAAPVSPEERHVLEAKVREVFEKPEPKMVGLRAHEAQEVLLVAKWFRLHPEELERTVPVARAEPEVLAAS
- a CDS encoding glycosyltransferase — encoded protein: MKVALVHDWLVTQRGGEHVLEALCELFPRADIHTLVHRPGAVHPRIEARPIHTSVLQHVPRIHKLYRHFLPVLPQVIESMHLADDYDLVISSSHCVAKGIRKPPGARHLSYVHAPMRYMWDLFDDYFGPGRASLPVRMAAHAVRPMLQKWDRESTAGVDRVLVNSQHIARKVKRFWGRDATVVYPPVALERFCQHPLTGLGQGGYYLWLGAFAPYKRLDIALEAFRHLDAPLWVVGTGQEAAKLTSGPLPPHIRFLGSVSDEALTGLYRDARALIFTPEEDFGIVPLEAQASGRPVIAYGRGGALETVGPRTGVFFDAQTPEALADAVRRFEAWEPGFQPADARAQAERFSRAAFQRAVMAEVDALMGRHAAP
- a CDS encoding glycosyltransferase family 4 protein — its product is MVRGRLHGIARYALELACRLPELAPDLRFAGLTGPEGLPTNLGTLTPRLPLHRCPVGFLSPLEQPALAASLVRLDPDLFHATSFSVPALWPGRLVATLHDANHLVLAEEYGTSRRVYYRLIVGPRAKRAQALITVSEFSRDELARELGLSPYRLQVIPNGVDARYQPQMASELKAFRERHQLPPRFLLAVGNTKPFKNLGMLADVAEELPEPLVLLAGERAAWELGFPDGTRELSNMPEEDMPRLYGAATALLLPSRYEGFGLPALEAMACGTPVVAARATSLPEVVGEAALLLPPDDASAWKDAAQRLVRDDALRRSLGEKGRERAGLFTWDDCARRTLATYRRALEAR
- a CDS encoding serine/threonine-protein kinase, whose protein sequence is MTQPVSTDIRVGSVLRDTYEITSLLGKGGMGAVFLARHRRLRGKQVAVKVLLHSASLNPELYARFQREAEIASQLGHPNIVEVLDFDTLQDGTPFLVMEYLRGESLEQRLERGPLPLSEAMGLVRQMGSGLQAAHRAGIVHRDLKPANVFLVPTDSGGTVGEQVKLLDFGISKMLDSKTLQTQDSVLMGTPQYMAPEQALGKNSEISARTDLFALGCIVYEMLTGRPPFAAEPGLSVVQVMFRIIHTQPEPLASLCLEAPESVIAAVNRALSKTPDDRFPDVAAFIAALTGTPLRSLPGMVMPASLAARNAAEAAGTGRFEDDGLGSTHVPSSTARFATPPPATEREDDLGLGATHIPASTARFATPPPAAMPDAVTEEELGLGATHIPAPPPAVLPAPEIIATGASPSAPAVLSSRRRGALAGVGLLILGLVAARGWMGARSEDPPAVPPSPPSVAAHPEPSAPVQAEKPVAPPAPVFAPVPESDPDLVSEPAPQVAVAPVKDKPRAQVTSRTQAKPPAKTADMPEKARALLDEAEAALTAGRGREAFDLARQSQQVRVTAEAYSVQVRASCLSGELGQAQAKWREGQESMASRVRVQVKRYCKKQGIEF
- a CDS encoding undecaprenyl-phosphate glucose phosphotransferase, which produces MFSRFQRFYTSIKIAADVVMLTGAFVLAYVTRFDGPIPVMYGMPAWEETLLSLATVLLVFPITYRQARLYATNRARTHIGEVFEVFKATIMATLIVVALTYFTRERYSRLMLAFFSVYAFVGVSSARLVLRGVLSAVRRRGYNLKSILVIGAGELGQRVIETVEGHKELGFRVVGLLSLHPDKVGQQVLGVPVVGHVKDVDTVLDARSVDQVIIAVPLEDQAAVKPLMEQLALRTVDVKVVPDLYQYVTLYGGLEEFGGLPIISLQGDPMAGWNMVAKRVFDILFALVALFVSAPFMLLVAIAVKLTSRGPLLYAQERMGMDGQTFHILKFRTMRTDAESSGALMASKDDPRRTPIGTFLRKYSLDELPQFFNVLTGDMSLVGPRPERPVFIEEFKRQIPRYHLRHKVKAGITGWAQINGLRGQTSIQKRIEYDLYYIENWSLLMDLKILVRTALGGFLSKNAY